ATACTCGTACCTATTATTGCACACGTTTCAATGAATACATTTGTGGTCTTAATACAAACTATCTACAAGGATGACATTGAACAAATGCGACAACAACTGGAACAAATGCAGTCGATTATTGGAGGATTATAACATATGCGCCGCTCACCTTTATTTTTTGGATTTATATATAGTTTTATAGGAATCGTTTTCACATATCTCGCAATTCAATCAGCTCAAGAAACAATTTGGAATTTCCCCACTCTCATATTGTCTTTTGTAGCCACCCTTGATTTTGGAGTGGCTATTCGTATGTTTATCTTTCATAACAAACTAAAAAATATAAAATAATTAACAACCTTCCTAGTTAACAGGAAGGTTGTTTTATTCTATGGCTAATTTCACATTAATTGTTGCTTTTTGCTAAGCACGAATATGTTCGGGACATCTTTTCTTCTCTAAATACATATGAGTTACCCAAAATACCATTCTCTGTATCAACCAAGCTTATTTGCTATTAATTCACCGTAATAGTGAACAAGTTGTGGATATGAAGTTAGCTCATTCTTACCCTTATCACTAAGTGAATAAGTTCCTCTTCGCACCCTTTCAAACCAGCCGTAATAATTTTTATTAAGAATAGATACAGTTTTGTCACCCGTTCCCATTTGGCGAAGATCACTTGTTGATAACTGACCTAAACGTTCGAGGCAACAAGCAATATGAATACAGTTTTCTTTGTACGCCGTCATGATTTTTTGATTCTTGCTTCCACCAACATTATGGTCACGATGCCTGCCTTGCATTTCAGTTAAAAGTAAATCTCTCTTTTTTTTGCTGCTTTGCATGCTTTTTTTCCGATCAAAGTCAGCTGGGGCTAGAATGATTTCTACCAGTGCAGTACCATTTTTGAAAGTTACAATCATAAGGCCTAATTCTAACCTTCTGACCAAATAACATATATCCTGCCATTTTTTAGAACGCAAAGAATATGTAGGCCTCGGGATAGCAATATACACCTGATCGGATAAACGCTGCCTTTTAGTAGCTTGTATTAACAGCTTTATACTTATATTAAGCTTAAGCTCCACGATCACTAGCTCATCGTCTTTTATAGCTGCTATATCACAATGATTGACTTCTCCATATACTTCATACCCCTGTTCTATAAAATGCTCTTGAATAGGTTTATATAAATCAACCTCAAACAATTTTGTTGTTTTATTGCTCATTAACATCATTACTTTCTTCATTTATTGAATGCTTTATATAAGATATTAATACGACCTTTATACTTGCATATACTCACAAAATAACCGCTAGAAAATACTACATGAAAAAAGTGAGCCTCTACAATTTGTAAAAACTCACTTTGATTAACTTTGTTATGGTTTATTGTATGGTTATTACTCATTTTCAGTCAGGAGTTCCTGTTCTAGTTTTTCCACTTTCCGATAGGTTATTTTTGAGATAAAGATACTTATTTCATATAGAATAAATAAAGGTATCGTCACCATCAGATGTGAAATGAGCTCTGGTGGCGTAATAAATGCTGCTATAACTAGTAAAACGAAATATGCGTATTTTCTT
The sequence above is drawn from the Cytobacillus sp. IB215665 genome and encodes:
- a CDS encoding YdiK family protein — encoded protein: MRRSPLFFGFIYSFIGIVFTYLAIQSAQETIWNFPTLILSFVATLDFGVAIRMFIFHNKLKNIK
- a CDS encoding DUF2161 domain-containing phosphodiesterase, with amino-acid sequence MKKVMMLMSNKTTKLFEVDLYKPIQEHFIEQGYEVYGEVNHCDIAAIKDDELVIVELKLNISIKLLIQATKRQRLSDQVYIAIPRPTYSLRSKKWQDICYLVRRLELGLMIVTFKNGTALVEIILAPADFDRKKSMQSSKKKRDLLLTEMQGRHRDHNVGGSKNQKIMTAYKENCIHIACCLERLGQLSTSDLRQMGTGDKTVSILNKNYYGWFERVRRGTYSLSDKGKNELTSYPQLVHYYGELIANKLG